Within the Cyanobacteria bacterium GSL.Bin1 genome, the region CATTTGCCATTCTCTCCTTGATTTTCCAGTTCATCATGATGACGCCCATCGCCACTTTTTTCCCTTCAGTGACTATCGCTTTATTAGTCCCCTATCTTACTGGGATCACTCTCACTATGGGCATTTTGTCGCTTTAGCAGAAGTCTTATTTGTCCTTGCGGTTACCCCCTTTGCCATCAGTTTACTCAAATCTGGAGTAAGCAAAGGGATTATTTTTAGCATTGATTTATTGTATATTGTTGGCTACATCCGCTTTTATCTCTAATGTTCCCGCTTGCTAGTCACGGGATTTGTGAGAAGATAGCAAAGACCCACTTTTGAGCCACCGCCGCTTGTTAAGGACATCTATGGAACTGCAAAATTCATCCCGCCGAACGAAAATTGTTGCGACTGTTGGTCCTGCCACACTCAAACCCGATGTCTTGCGCGATTTAATTAAAGCAGGGGCGACCACCCTCCGACTCAACTTTTCTCATGGCACCCAAGAGGATCACCAAAGAAGCATCCGCCTGATTCGTCAAACCGCCTTTGAACTCAATCAACCCGTTGCCATCTTACAAGACTTACAAGGACCGAAAATTCGCCTCGGTGAATTTGAAAAGGGTTCGATTACTCTGGCCAAAGGAGATCCCTTTATTCTCACTAGCGATCCGATGATGGGTACTCAAGAAAAAAGTTATGTCAGTTATGACTTACTGGCTGAGGAAGTTCCTCCCGGTGCAACCATTTTGCTTGATGATGGTCGCGTTGAAATGAAAGTCGAGGAAGTCTATCCAGAGAAAAAGGAGGTCCATGGGCGTGTTGTAGTTGGGGGAGTTCTCTCCAATAATAAAGGGGTCAATTTTCCAGGAGTCTATTTATCCGTTCGTGCTTTAACGGATAAAGATCGTCGGGACTTAATGTTTGGTTTAGATCAAGGCGTTGATTGGATCGCCTTGAGTTTTGTCCGCAACCCCCAAGATGTTTTAGAGATTAAGGAAATTATTTCCAGTGCCGGCAAATCTGTGCCCGTCATTGCCAAAATTGAAAAGCATGAAGCCATTGAACAGATGGAAGCGATTTTATCGCTTTGTGATGGGGTAATGGTAGCGCGCGGTGACCTCGGCGTTGAATTACCAGCCGAAGATGTCCCCATTTTGCAAAAGCGACTGATTCAAACCGCAAATCGTTTGGGAATTCCTGTCATTACGGCTACTCAAATGTTAGATAGCATGGTGGCCAATGCTCGTCCTACTCGCGCCGAAGTTTCTGACGTTGCCAATGCAATTTTAGATGGGACAGATGCGGTCATGCTGTCCAATGAAACCGCGGTTGGACAACATCCCGTAGAAGCGGTAGCCACAATGGCGCGAATTGCCGACCGCATGGAACGGGAAAAACCCAAGCCCTCCGACCAACTCGATACAACACGCACTATTCCCAATGCAATTTCGAGTGCAGTTAGTCAAATTTCCCGTCAGTTGGATGCTGCTGCCATTATGACCTTAACCAAAACCGGGGCAACGGCGAGAAATGTTTCAAAATTCCGTCCGCAGACCCGCATTTTAGCGGTCACGCCTCATGTTGATGTGGCGCGTCAACTGCAACTGGTTTGGGGAGTGAAACCTCTGCTCGTTCTAGATTTACCGTCTACTGGACAAACCTTCAAAGCTGCCTTAAATGTCGCGCAAGAAAAAGGGCTACTGGCAGAAGGAGACTTAGTTGTCATGACTGCCGGCACTTTGCAAGGTGTTTCCGGATCAACTGATTTGATCAAAGTAGAAGTTGTGACTGCGGTTTTGGGTCGGGGGGTGGGCATTGGTCACGGTACCGTTAGTGGTCGCGCCCGTGTGGCAAAAAGTGCGAACGATGTGGGAAACTTTCGTCCTGGGGAAATTCTAGTGGTTCCCAAGACGAATGCTGATTATGTTGAGGCAATCCGTAAAGCAACAGGAATTATCACTGAAGAAAGCAGTCTGACGAGCCATGCGGCAGTGATTGGTTTACGCCTGGGGATTCCTGTCATTGTTGGTTTTGAAGAAGCAACGCAAACGATTCGAGAAGGGGCAATCTTAAGTCTGGATGCTCAACGGGGGTTAGTCTTTTCGGGTGCGGTTCCGGCTGGGGGTCATTTGAATGAGGGTGCTGGTACGGGGGTTCCACTCCCTTCTTAAGGTTTTCTCTCGCTTCTCGTGCAGAAAAATAATTTCCAAACGAAGGAGAGTTCGCCAGGCAACTAACGAATGGTAATGAGTTATTCCCTCACTTTCCCCCGCCCAGTGACTCTTTTAGCAAACCCGATTTAGGATAATCATATAATTGACATAAAGTCAAGATCAGGTTCGGGTTTAAGGAACTGATCTTTACCAATACAGACAACATCAATCATCCTAGAGGTAGAAAGTAAGTTTCCTTGCTGGTGATGAGGTGAAATTGAGAGAGTGCAAAAGCCAGGGAAAGGTGAGCTTACCAATTGCTGAATCGTTGGAGTGGAAATCAAAAGTCAGAGATGAAAACCCTAATCGAGAATCAACCCATTACCTTTGAAACTGCCTTAACCATTGTTGATGCCACAGTTTTTTCTCAGGTGTCTCGCCATTTAAAGAATATTGAAATTGAAGTTTTGCGGGGGGCTTGGTACGGTAAAACCTATGATGACATTGCCTTAGAAAGTGGGTACGCACCGGAATATATTAAGCATGATGTGGGTCCCAAGTTATGGAAAATTCTCTCAGCTAGTTTTGGGGAAAAAGTGAGTAAAACCAGCT harbors:
- the pyk gene encoding pyruvate kinase, with amino-acid sequence MELQNSSRRTKIVATVGPATLKPDVLRDLIKAGATTLRLNFSHGTQEDHQRSIRLIRQTAFELNQPVAILQDLQGPKIRLGEFEKGSITLAKGDPFILTSDPMMGTQEKSYVSYDLLAEEVPPGATILLDDGRVEMKVEEVYPEKKEVHGRVVVGGVLSNNKGVNFPGVYLSVRALTDKDRRDLMFGLDQGVDWIALSFVRNPQDVLEIKEIISSAGKSVPVIAKIEKHEAIEQMEAILSLCDGVMVARGDLGVELPAEDVPILQKRLIQTANRLGIPVITATQMLDSMVANARPTRAEVSDVANAILDGTDAVMLSNETAVGQHPVEAVATMARIADRMEREKPKPSDQLDTTRTIPNAISSAVSQISRQLDAAAIMTLTKTGATARNVSKFRPQTRILAVTPHVDVARQLQLVWGVKPLLVLDLPSTGQTFKAALNVAQEKGLLAEGDLVVMTAGTLQGVSGSTDLIKVEVVTAVLGRGVGIGHGTVSGRARVAKSANDVGNFRPGEILVVPKTNADYVEAIRKATGIITEESSLTSHAAVIGLRLGIPVIVGFEEATQTIREGAILSLDAQRGLVFSGAVPAGGHLNEGAGTGVPLPS